In Shouchella patagoniensis, the following are encoded in one genomic region:
- the yycF gene encoding response regulator YycF yields MDKYILVVDDEKPIADILKFNLEKEGFDVTCAYDGNEALERVKERKPDLMLLDIMLPFKDGMEVCREVRKQYDLPIIMLTAKDSEIDKVLGLELGADDYVTKPFSTRELLARVKANLRRQQVVAEDATSTHKEIAVGDLSILPEAYQVKKRGEPVDLTHREFELIHYLGKHLGQVMTREHLLQAVWGYDYFGDVRTVDVTVRRLREKVEDNPSYPSWIMTRRGVGYFLSAPENQEQR; encoded by the coding sequence ATGGATAAATATATACTAGTAGTAGATGACGAGAAGCCGATCGCTGATATTTTAAAGTTTAATCTTGAAAAAGAAGGCTTTGACGTTACATGTGCGTATGACGGTAATGAGGCGCTAGAAAGAGTGAAAGAACGAAAACCGGATTTAATGTTACTTGATATTATGTTGCCATTCAAAGATGGAATGGAAGTATGTCGAGAAGTGCGAAAACAATATGATTTACCAATCATTATGTTAACAGCTAAAGATTCAGAAATTGATAAAGTGCTAGGTCTTGAATTGGGTGCGGATGATTATGTAACAAAGCCATTTAGCACAAGAGAATTACTCGCACGTGTAAAAGCGAATTTACGTCGTCAACAAGTGGTGGCAGAAGATGCAACGTCTACGCATAAAGAAATTGCGGTTGGAGATCTATCGATCCTTCCAGAAGCCTATCAAGTGAAAAAAAGAGGCGAACCGGTTGATTTAACTCATCGTGAGTTTGAGCTTATTCATTACCTAGGCAAACACCTTGGACAAGTTATGACAAGAGAACATTTACTGCAAGCAGTTTGGGGTTATGATTATTTTGGTGATGTGCGCACGGTTGATGTAACGGTGAGAAGACTTCGAGAGAAAGTGGAAGATAATCCGAGCTATCCAAGTTGGATCATGACAAGACGAGGAGTCGGATA